The Pollutimonas sp. M17 sequence GCCTTCGCCACGGGCGCCTTCAAGAACGATGCCCTGGTCGCAGTGTCGACCGGCCTGCTGGACAGCATGACCGAAGAAGAAGTCGCCGCCGTCCTGGGCCACGAAGTCGCCCACGTGGCCAACGGCGACATGATCACGCTGACCCTGATCCAGGGCGTGGTCAACACCTTCGTCATCTTCTTTGCGCGCATCGTCGGCTACTTCGTCGACCGCGCCGTGCTGAAGAACGACCGCGGCGTGGGGGCCGGCTATTACGTCACCGTCATCGTCTGTGAAATCGTCTTCGGCATACTGGCATCGGTCATCGTCGCGTGGTTCTCGCGCCAGCGCGAATACCGCGCCGATGCCGGTTCGGCCAGCCTGCTGGGGTCGCGCGAACCCATGATCCGCGCCCTGGCCCGCCTGGGCGGGGTCGAGGCCGGCGAGCTGCCCAAGGCATTCAAGGCCTCGGGCATTTCTGGCACCCGCTCCATCAGCGCCATGTTCGCCTCGCACCCGCCCATCGCCGCGCGCATCCACGCCTTGCAGGCCGCGCAACGCATCTGATCGCCGCCGGCGCCAAAAGGAAAATTCCCTTCCTTTAGCGCCGGCCGCTTTCCATTCTCCGCGACGGAATCCGCATACCTAGTTTACTATGCGGACATGACAGAATTATTCGCCCTGCTGAACTTCGGCGGCTACATCGCGCTGCTGCTCTGGGGCGTCCATATGGTCCAGAGCGGCGTGCAGCGCGCATTCGGGGCGGCCCTGCGTATCTGGATGGGGCGGGCGCTGGGCACCCGCGTACGCGCTTTTTTCACCGGCCTGGCCATTACCTCGGCCATACAAAGCAGCACGGCAACCGGCCTGATGATCACCAGCTTCGCCGCCGGAGGCCTGGTCGCCCTGACTCCCGGCCTGGCGGCGATGCTGGGCGCCAATGTCGGCACGACCATCATCGTCCAGTTGCTTTCCTTCAACCTGACCGCCCTCGCGCCCACACTGATATTGATCGGCGTCTGGCTCTTCCGGCGCCACCAGCCCAGCCGGCGCCGCGACCTGGGCCGCGTATTCATCGGCCTGGGCCTGTTGCTGCTGTCGCTGCATGAACTCGTGCTGCTGTTCGCGCCCTTGCAGGATGCGCGCCTGCTGGAAATACTGCTGGACGCCCTGTCCGGCCAGCCCGTCATTGCCCTGCTCCTCGCGGCCATCCTGGCCTGGGCATCGCATTCCAGCGTGGCGGTGGTCGTATTGATCATGTCCCTGGCCAGCCACGACATGATCGAGCCGTCGCTGGCCTACGCGCTGGTGCTGGGCGCCAACCTGGGCACCTCCGTGAACCCCCTGCTGGAAGGCGCCGGCGACGACGACCCGGCCGCCCGCCGGCTGCCGCTGGGCAACCTGGGAACGCGCCTGGCGGGTTGCCTGCTGGCGCTTGTGCTCCTGCCCTGGCTGCCAACCCTGATGGGCGTCCTGAGCGCCGATCCCGCCCGCGCCGTGGCCAACTTCCATACCTTGTTCAACGTGGCGGTCGCATTGCTTTTTCTGCCCCTGCTGACCCCGTATGCGCGGGTTCTGGTGCGCGTGCTGCCCAAGCGCAGCGATCCGAACGACCCCTCCCGCCCCCAGTATCTGGATGAATCCGCCCACGAGGTGCCCGCCATTGCGCTGGGCAATGCGGCGCGCGAAGCCTTGCGGGTGGCCGATATGACGCAAAGCCTGCTGGGCATGGCACGCGCCGGATTCCTGCGGGACAACCGGCACCGGATCGCGCATGCGCGCTACGTCAACAGCGCCATCGACCGCCTGGACGGAGCCATTACCACCTACCTGGCCACGCTGGACCAGGACGCCATGAACCAGGACGATCACCGCCGGCTCGACGAGATACTGGCCTTTTCGTCGAACATGGCGCACGCCGGGAACATCGCCACCAGCGGACTGCTGGGGCACACGGCCACCCTGCGCAAGAAAGGCTGGGCATTCACCGCCGCGCAGCGCGACGAGCTGACGACCGTGCTGGACCGGCTGATGCGCAACCAGCGGCAGACCGCCGCGCTCTTCGTCGCGGAGGATATCCGGAGCGCGCGCTACCTGGCCTTCGAGAAAGACCATTTCCGCGAGCTCGAGGCCACGGCGGCCGAACGCAACCTGCAGAACATCCAGGCGGGCAGGCTGGACCAGGCCGAGCTGGGATCCTTCTATCTGGACATATTGCGCGACGCCAAGACCGTCAATTCATTCCTGGTGGAAGCAGCCGCCTACCCGATATTGGCCAAGCACAACGAGCTGCTGCCCAATCGCTTGCGCGAGAACAGCGGCGCGCCCGAATAGGACGGCGCGCCCGCGGCGCCGTTGACACCGGCAGCGTCCTAACCCAGATAACGCTTGAACCAGGCCAGCGCCTTGTCCCAGCCGTCCTGCGCATCCTGGGGATGGTAGCTGGGCCGGTAATCGGCATAGAAGGCATGCCCCGAATCCGGGTAGACGACGATTTGCGAACTTTGCGCCGCGGCGCTGCCTTGCTCCAGCGCGGCTTCCATGCGCCGCACGTCTTCAAGGGGAATGCTGGCGTCCTGCCCGCCGTAAAGGCCCAGGACGGGCGCGAGCAGCTCGCCCGCCACATCGATGGGATTGCGCAGCTGCAAAGGGCCATGCCCCACCGTCAGCTTCCCGTACCAGGCCACGCCGGCCTTGCAGCGGGGGTTATGCGCCGCGTACATCCAGGCAAGGCGGCCGCCCCAGCAGAAACCGGTCACGCCGACGCGGGCCGTGTCAGCGCCCTGGCTTCCCGCCCATTTCACGGCGGCATCCAGGTCGGCCAGCACCTGCTCGTCGGGCACCCGGGACACGATGTCCTTGATCAGTGCCCCGACGTCGGTGTACTGGCTGGCATCGCCCTGGCGCTGGTACAGCTCGACGCCCACCGCCATATAACCCTGATGGGCGAAGCGCCGGCATACATCGCGTATGTGTTCGTGCAGGCCGAAGATTTCCTGGATGACCAGGATGACGGCCGGGTGCTCGCTATCGGCCGGCGCGGCGAAGTAGGCCGGTATCGTGCCGTCGAAGGTGGGCATGTCCACCTGCCCGTGCCGCAAGCCCTCGGCGGGGGTATGCACAGTGGTTCCGGCTGCTCCGGTAATGGGTGAAAACGACATGTCGACTCCTTGTTGTTGCCAGTATGCGCTCGGCTTGCGCCGTCAATGGGCCTGTTCCCAATTCGGCCCGATTCCCACTTCGGCCACCAGCGGCACGCTGAGCCTGGCCACGTTGCACATAAGGCCCGGCAGGTGGCGGGCCACCGTATCGACTTCGCCGGCGGGAACATCCAGCACCAGCTCGTCGTGCACCTGCATGACCAGCAGGCTTTCCAGATTCTCGGCCTCCAGCCATTCCTGGACGGCCACCATGGCCATCTTGATCAGGTCGGCGGCCGTGCCCTGCATGGGCGCATTGATGGCCGCGCGCTCGGCGGCCGCCTGCCTGGGCCCCTTGGCGCCGCGCAGTTCCGGCAACCAGAGGCGCCGGCCGAACACGGTTTCCACATAACCGAGTTCGCGCGCCATCTGCTTGGTCTGGGCCATATAGTTTGCCACACCGGGATAGCGGGCAAAATACCGGTCGATGTAGGCGCGCGCCGCGTCCCGGGTGATGCCCAGGTTGGATGCCAGGCCGAATTCGCCCATGCCGTAGATCAAGCCGAAATTGATGGCCTTGGCCGCCCTGCGCTGTTCGCCCGAGACATCGTCCAGCGCGACGCCGAACACTTCGGCGGCGGTCGCCCGGTGGATGTCGTCGCCCCGCTCGAATGCACTGCGCAGGTTCTCGTCGTCGGAGACGTGCGCCATGACGCGCAACTCGATCTGCGAATAATCGGCGGAAAGTATCCGCCCCCGGTCGGCGATGAAGGCGGTGCGCACGCGCCTGCCCTCGGGCGTGCGCACGGGGATGTTCTGCAGATTGGGATCCGACGAAGCCAGGCGGCCCGTGATCACCGCCGCCTGCGCATAGCGCGTATGGACGCGCCCCGTGGCGGGATTGATCATCTTGGGCAGCTTGTCGGTATAGGTGGACTTGAGCTTGGCCAGGCCCCTGTATTCAAGCAGCAATGCCGGCAAGGGGTAGTCGCGCGCCAGCTTGGTGAGCACGTCTTCGTCGGTGGACGGCGCGCCGCTGGCGGTCTTGCGGACCACCGGCAGCTCCATGCGCTGGAAAAGGATCTCGCCCAGCTGCTTGGGCGAATTCAGGTTGAAAGGCTGGCCGGCCAGTTCGAATGCCTTCTTTTCCAGATCCAGCAGCTGCTGGCCCAATTCATTGCTTTGCTGGACCAGCACATCGCCGTCGATACGCACGCCGTTGCGTTCTATGATGGTCAGCACCCGGGACACCTGGATTTCAAGCAGGTAGATGGCATCCAGTCCTGGGTCCACCGCAAGTTGCGGACGCAGCACCTGGTGCAGTTGGAAGGTGAAATCGGCATCCTCGCATGCATAATGGGAGGCCTTCTGGACTTCGACCTCGTCGAAGCACAATTGCTTGGCGCCCTTGCCGCATAAATCCTCGAAGGTCGTACCCGTGCGGCCCAGCCAGCGCTGGCCCAGCTCTTGCATGTTGACGCGCCGATGAGACTCCAGCACGTAGGCTTGCAGCATGGAATCCTCGGCTATGCCGGCCAGCGCCACGCCTTCGTTCAAGAGCACGTGCGCGTCGTACTTGGCGTTGTGCAGCAGCTTGGCCGCCGAGGCATCCTCGAGCCACGGCCGCAAGCGGGCAAGCACCTGGTCCTTGGGCAACTGCTGCACATTGTCCGGTCCGCGATGGGCCACCGGTATATAGCAGGCCACCCCCGGACCGACGGACAGCGACATGCCCACCAGCCGGGCGGCCATGGGGTCTATCGACGTGGTCTCGGTGTCCAGCGCAACCAGTTCGGCATCGCGCAACATGGCCAACCAACGGTCGAGGGCTTCCCAATCGAGTATGGTTTCATACTGCAGATCCAGCACGGGGGCAGGCGTTTCGACCGCCTGGCGGCTATCCTGCGCGGGAATGCGGTCGGGCTCTCCGCTGAGTTCCCGCAGCCAGCTGCGAAAGCCGTATTCGTCGTACAGCGCAATGAGCGTCTCGCGATCGAGCGGCCGCGGCGCCAGATCGGCCAGGCCCAGGTCCAGGTCGGGAATATCGCAATCGGTCTTGACCGTCAGCAACTGCCGGGTCAATTCGAAATTGGGGATGGCGCCGCGCAGGTTCTCGCCCGCCACGCCTTTGATGCTGGCCGCGTTCTGCACCAGAGCATCCACCGAGCCGTATTCGTTCAGCCATTTGGCGGCGGTCTTGGGGCCCACCTTGGGCACGCCCGGCACATTGTCCACCGCGTCGCCCGTCAGCATCAGAAAGTCTACAATCCGTTCTGGACCGACGCCGAATTTTTTCATCACGCCGTCCACGTCCTGCCGTTCGCCGCTCATGGTGTTGACCAGCTCGACGCGTTCGTTCACCAGTTGAGCCAGGTCCTTGTCGCCGGTGGACACCACCGTATGCACGTCTTCGCGCGTTGCGCGGCAGGCCAGCGTGCCGATGATGTCGTCGGCCTCGACGCCCGGCACCGCCAGCACGGGCCACCCCAGCGCCCTCACCGCCCGATGGATGGGCTCGATCTGTGCTGATAGCTCTTCAGGCATGGACGGCCGGTTGCCTTTGTACAAAGGATAGATGTCGTCACGGAACGTCTTGCCTCGGGCATCGAACACGCAGGCCGCATAGTCCGCCTTGTAATCCTGAAGCAGTCTCCTTAACATG is a genomic window containing:
- the polA gene encoding DNA polymerase I; its protein translation is MKKTLLLVDGSSYLYRAYHAMPDLRNAKGEPTGALYGVISMLRRLLQDYKADYAACVFDARGKTFRDDIYPLYKGNRPSMPEELSAQIEPIHRAVRALGWPVLAVPGVEADDIIGTLACRATREDVHTVVSTGDKDLAQLVNERVELVNTMSGERQDVDGVMKKFGVGPERIVDFLMLTGDAVDNVPGVPKVGPKTAAKWLNEYGSVDALVQNAASIKGVAGENLRGAIPNFELTRQLLTVKTDCDIPDLDLGLADLAPRPLDRETLIALYDEYGFRSWLRELSGEPDRIPAQDSRQAVETPAPVLDLQYETILDWEALDRWLAMLRDAELVALDTETTSIDPMAARLVGMSLSVGPGVACYIPVAHRGPDNVQQLPKDQVLARLRPWLEDASAAKLLHNAKYDAHVLLNEGVALAGIAEDSMLQAYVLESHRRVNMQELGQRWLGRTGTTFEDLCGKGAKQLCFDEVEVQKASHYACEDADFTFQLHQVLRPQLAVDPGLDAIYLLEIQVSRVLTIIERNGVRIDGDVLVQQSNELGQQLLDLEKKAFELAGQPFNLNSPKQLGEILFQRMELPVVRKTASGAPSTDEDVLTKLARDYPLPALLLEYRGLAKLKSTYTDKLPKMINPATGRVHTRYAQAAVITGRLASSDPNLQNIPVRTPEGRRVRTAFIADRGRILSADYSQIELRVMAHVSDDENLRSAFERGDDIHRATAAEVFGVALDDVSGEQRRAAKAINFGLIYGMGEFGLASNLGITRDAARAYIDRYFARYPGVANYMAQTKQMARELGYVETVFGRRLWLPELRGAKGPRQAAAERAAINAPMQGTAADLIKMAMVAVQEWLEAENLESLLVMQVHDELVLDVPAGEVDTVARHLPGLMCNVARLSVPLVAEVGIGPNWEQAH
- a CDS encoding Na/Pi cotransporter family protein; the encoded protein is MTELFALLNFGGYIALLLWGVHMVQSGVQRAFGAALRIWMGRALGTRVRAFFTGLAITSAIQSSTATGLMITSFAAGGLVALTPGLAAMLGANVGTTIIVQLLSFNLTALAPTLILIGVWLFRRHQPSRRRDLGRVFIGLGLLLLSLHELVLLFAPLQDARLLEILLDALSGQPVIALLLAAILAWASHSSVAVVVLIMSLASHDMIEPSLAYALVLGANLGTSVNPLLEGAGDDDPAARRLPLGNLGTRLAGCLLALVLLPWLPTLMGVLSADPARAVANFHTLFNVAVALLFLPLLTPYARVLVRVLPKRSDPNDPSRPQYLDESAHEVPAIALGNAAREALRVADMTQSLLGMARAGFLRDNRHRIAHARYVNSAIDRLDGAITTYLATLDQDAMNQDDHRRLDEILAFSSNMAHAGNIATSGLLGHTATLRKKGWAFTAAQRDELTTVLDRLMRNQRQTAALFVAEDIRSARYLAFEKDHFRELEATAAERNLQNIQAGRLDQAELGSFYLDILRDAKTVNSFLVEAAAYPILAKHNELLPNRLRENSGAPE
- the htpX gene encoding protease HtpX; this encodes MKRIFLFLLTNIAVMVVLSASMNVLGVGRFLTANGLDLTQLLIFSALVGFTGSIISLLISKWMAKQSTGARVIDPQAPANAREAWLLDTVHQLADRAGIGRPEVAIYDGAPNAFATGAFKNDALVAVSTGLLDSMTEEEVAAVLGHEVAHVANGDMITLTLIQGVVNTFVIFFARIVGYFVDRAVLKNDRGVGAGYYVTVIVCEIVFGILASVIVAWFSRQREYRADAGSASLLGSREPMIRALARLGGVEAGELPKAFKASGISGTRSISAMFASHPPIAARIHALQAAQRI
- a CDS encoding dienelactone hydrolase family protein, which gives rise to MSFSPITGAAGTTVHTPAEGLRHGQVDMPTFDGTIPAYFAAPADSEHPAVILVIQEIFGLHEHIRDVCRRFAHQGYMAVGVELYQRQGDASQYTDVGALIKDIVSRVPDEQVLADLDAAVKWAGSQGADTARVGVTGFCWGGRLAWMYAAHNPRCKAGVAWYGKLTVGHGPLQLRNPIDVAGELLAPVLGLYGGQDASIPLEDVRRMEAALEQGSAAAQSSQIVVYPDSGHAFYADYRPSYHPQDAQDGWDKALAWFKRYLG